Proteins encoded in a region of the Micropterus dolomieu isolate WLL.071019.BEF.003 ecotype Adirondacks linkage group LG09, ASM2129224v1, whole genome shotgun sequence genome:
- the LOC123976943 gene encoding snaclec 6-like: MKVIFHLCAVFALSVASADPVTERKTEPMEEPVPIQQNKTEEEKQGELRHRTAGRMRKWQVFESSSPPYDYNYEDHCRYGQQCFFFIDSPMAWVDAEKYCLSFGANLASIHNYEDYQWIRQTVRENSREGEAWIGAHDAVRWCDWLWSDGSQFDFSSWDPVLPCNWWWWWWKRCVKISSSVSREGCEVSLPFVCGRRRDWQMV, from the exons ATGAAGGTCATTTTTCATCTCTGTGCCGTCTTCGCTTTGAGCGTTGCATCAG CAGATCcagtgacagagaggaagacag AGCCAATGGAGGAGCCGGTGCCTATTCAGCAAAACAAGACTGAAG aggAGAAGCAAGGGGAACTGCGGCATCGGACAGCAGGAAGGATGAGAAAATGGCAGGTGTTTGAATCTTCCTCACCTCCATATGATTACAACTATGAGGACCACTGCAGATATGGCCAGCAATGTTTCTTCTTCATCGACAGCCCAATGGCCTGGGTAGATGCTGAG AAATATTGTTTGTCCTTCGGTGCCAACCTCGCATCCATTCACAACTACGAGGACTATCAATGGATCAGGCAAACTGTAagagagaacagcagagagGGCGAAGCCTGGATCGGTGCCCATGACGCCGTTAGG TGGTGTGATTGGCTATGGAGTGACGGTTCACAATTTGATTTCAGTAGCTGGGACCCAGTCCTACCATGCaactggtggtggtggtggtggaagaGATGCGTAAAAATAAGTTCCTCAG TGTCTCGTGAAGGATGTGAAGTGAGCCTTCCCTTCGTCTGTGGAAGAAGACGTGACTg GCAGATGGTTTGA